One genomic segment of Paenibacillus xylanexedens includes these proteins:
- a CDS encoding glycosyltransferase family 39 protein, protein MDFVLLPIVLLAAFLNGYGIWNDQYANSYYTTAVGSMLSNFHNFFYASLDSAGSVTVDKPPVVFWIQTAFAYVFGLHGWSVILPQVLAGIGSVLLIYFMVKPTYGLAAARISALAMATVPVVAAVSRTNNIDSMLVFTLLLGSWFLFKGSKQGSTWRILVAFGLIGVAFNMKMLQAYMILPAFYLFYLLAFQAKWRRKIILLIGSTAVLAVVSLSWAVTVDSIPEDERPYIGSSETNSVMELAFGYNGLARLTGQQNTAGNAGMPNGMGQGNNRGNRGDLSSGPNQTDSGIPGAGQDVNAPDNDNMNGSNGTNAMGDMNGSNGNFPNGQMPNDMEMPNGRNFGGGMGGMFGTGEKGPLRLFQTELSGQASWLLPVVLLGCIAIFAGLRRRNITNKHKEALFWLAWLLPVAAFFSVAGFFHQYYLIMLAPPIAALTGAGFVAMWKSYRDRVGWQAWLLPVSVLLTTLFGWYIMQVYNETIGAGWSISELIAGILVTVILIVMLHRTHQWKQGFIIAGFMVMLIGPIYWAFTPITYGGNSMIPAAGPTGSNGMFGRAGMGMPMGNGAGDTEMPTMGGRGGMGNRNEEVDTATLNYLKEHNTGETYLFATTDYNQAAPYIIDERAAVITLGGFSGSDPVYTTEELEQLVKSGQVKYFMVGGMGGRGGNSDISDWIKEHGTEIPTSEWKTGTDSGSMDNGDTENEAGLGFGFGFGFGGQSTLYEVKL, encoded by the coding sequence ATGGATTTTGTCCTTCTGCCGATTGTATTACTGGCGGCATTTCTGAATGGGTACGGTATCTGGAACGATCAATATGCCAATTCCTATTATACGACTGCCGTTGGGAGTATGCTCAGCAACTTCCATAACTTTTTCTATGCTTCACTAGACTCGGCAGGCTCGGTCACTGTAGATAAACCACCTGTTGTCTTCTGGATCCAGACGGCCTTTGCCTATGTCTTCGGATTGCACGGATGGAGTGTTATTTTGCCGCAGGTATTAGCGGGTATCGGTTCGGTGCTCCTGATCTATTTCATGGTGAAACCTACATATGGTCTTGCAGCAGCACGAATCTCGGCACTTGCGATGGCGACTGTGCCTGTTGTGGCGGCAGTCAGCCGGACCAACAATATTGACAGCATGCTGGTGTTTACACTACTGCTGGGTTCATGGTTTTTGTTCAAAGGCAGCAAACAAGGCAGTACTTGGCGCATTCTGGTTGCCTTTGGGTTAATAGGCGTAGCCTTTAATATGAAAATGCTTCAAGCCTACATGATTCTCCCGGCTTTTTACTTGTTTTATCTGCTTGCATTTCAGGCGAAATGGAGAAGGAAGATCATCCTGCTGATCGGCAGCACAGCAGTTCTGGCGGTGGTTTCCTTATCCTGGGCGGTCACTGTGGATTCTATCCCCGAAGACGAGCGGCCTTATATCGGCAGCAGTGAGACAAACTCGGTCATGGAACTCGCCTTTGGATACAATGGACTGGCTCGCCTAACGGGTCAGCAGAATACTGCAGGTAACGCAGGTATGCCAAATGGTATGGGACAGGGAAATAATCGGGGCAATCGAGGAGACTTGTCTTCAGGCCCTAATCAGACAGATAGTGGTATTCCTGGTGCTGGGCAAGATGTCAATGCACCGGATAACGATAATATGAATGGTTCGAATGGCACAAACGCCATGGGTGACATGAATGGGTCGAATGGCAATTTCCCGAACGGGCAGATGCCGAATGATATGGAAATGCCAAACGGAAGAAATTTCGGCGGAGGCATGGGCGGAATGTTTGGTACGGGGGAGAAAGGTCCTCTGCGTCTGTTCCAGACGGAACTGTCAGGTCAAGCTAGCTGGCTGTTGCCAGTTGTGCTGCTTGGATGCATTGCTATATTTGCAGGATTAAGACGGAGAAATATAACCAACAAGCACAAGGAGGCCTTGTTCTGGCTGGCATGGCTGCTTCCTGTTGCTGCTTTTTTCAGTGTGGCAGGTTTCTTCCATCAATATTATCTGATTATGCTTGCACCTCCAATAGCGGCGCTGACTGGTGCAGGATTTGTAGCGATGTGGAAGTCATATCGTGATCGCGTTGGATGGCAGGCATGGTTGCTTCCGGTGTCCGTGCTGCTGACGACTCTGTTTGGCTGGTATATCATGCAGGTGTATAACGAGACGATTGGTGCAGGCTGGTCCATTAGTGAATTGATCGCAGGCATTCTGGTTACGGTCATCCTAATCGTTATGCTTCATCGCACACATCAATGGAAACAGGGCTTCATTATCGCGGGATTCATGGTGATGCTGATCGGTCCAATCTACTGGGCATTCACCCCAATTACTTATGGCGGCAACAGCATGATCCCGGCAGCAGGGCCCACCGGTTCCAATGGTATGTTTGGTCGAGCAGGAATGGGCATGCCAATGGGTAACGGTGCAGGAGACACAGAAATGCCTACAATGGGTGGCCGTGGCGGAATGGGTAACCGTAACGAAGAAGTGGATACAGCCACACTGAATTATCTGAAAGAGCACAATACAGGCGAAACGTATCTCTTTGCCACTACGGACTATAATCAGGCAGCACCTTATATCATTGATGAAAGAGCAGCGGTCATTACACTTGGAGGCTTCTCCGGCTCAGACCCGGTGTACACAACAGAGGAACTTGAGCAACTCGTCAAGAGCGGGCAAGTGAAATACTTCATGGTTGGTGGCATGGGTGGCCGCGGAGGGAACTCGGATATTAGCGATTGGATCAAAGAGCACGGAACCGAGATTCCAACGTCAGAGTGGAAGACAGGTACGGACAGCGGATCCATGGATAACGGTGACACGGAGAATGAAGCTGGACTTGGATTTGGATTCGGGTTCGGATTCGGCGGACAGTCCACCTTGTACGAAGTGAAATTATAA
- a CDS encoding glycosyltransferase family 2 protein has product MAHAYRYSIIIPMYNEEAVIEETYRRLKKVMGSTGESYELLFVNDGSVDRSAQMIRDYARWDESVKLIDFARNFGHQIAITAGMDYAVGDAVVIIDADLQDPPELILDMIAKWKEGYEVVYARRTRRSGETRFKKWSASLFYRVLRASTDTDIPVDTGDFRLIDRKVCDEMKRLPEKNRFVRGLVSWVGFRQTAIEYERDERLAGETKYPLKRMLKLSLDGITSFSHKPLKLAGYVGAILSVGGFIYMLTVIVSAIFTDSTIKGWPSIVSIMLMFNGFILIMLGILGEYVGRIYDETKARPLYIVRDVVQAEGQQAKSQLTVRVAHHD; this is encoded by the coding sequence ATGGCTCACGCGTACCGATACAGCATTATTATTCCCATGTATAACGAGGAAGCGGTGATCGAGGAGACTTATCGGCGTCTGAAGAAGGTCATGGGCAGCACGGGAGAGAGCTATGAACTGTTGTTTGTCAATGATGGAAGCGTGGATCGAAGTGCACAGATGATCCGTGATTACGCCCGTTGGGACGAGAGTGTGAAGCTGATCGATTTTGCCCGTAACTTCGGACATCAGATTGCGATAACAGCGGGTATGGATTATGCAGTGGGGGATGCGGTGGTTATTATTGATGCGGATCTGCAGGACCCTCCCGAACTGATACTGGATATGATCGCCAAATGGAAAGAGGGTTACGAAGTCGTATATGCCCGTCGCACCAGAAGAAGCGGGGAAACTCGCTTCAAAAAATGGTCGGCAAGTCTGTTCTATCGTGTACTTCGTGCCTCAACGGATACGGATATCCCGGTAGACACCGGAGATTTTCGCCTGATTGACCGCAAAGTATGTGATGAGATGAAACGTCTTCCGGAGAAAAATCGGTTTGTGCGCGGGTTGGTCAGTTGGGTCGGATTTCGTCAGACTGCGATTGAATATGAACGTGATGAACGTCTCGCAGGCGAAACAAAATATCCGCTGAAACGCATGCTGAAGCTAAGCCTGGATGGCATTACTTCATTTTCGCATAAACCGCTCAAGCTCGCAGGTTATGTAGGTGCGATCCTGTCGGTTGGTGGATTCATCTATATGTTAACGGTTATTGTTTCGGCCATCTTTACGGATTCAACGATTAAGGGATGGCCATCCATTGTAAGTATCATGCTGATGTTTAACGGATTCATCCTGATCATGCTGGGCATTCTGGGCGAGTACGTGGGCCGCATCTATGATGAGACCAAGGCGCGTCCGCTATACATTGTGAGAGATGTGGTGCAGGCCGAGGGCCAGCAAGCAAAATCCCAATTGACAGTCCGAGTTGCTCATCATGACTAA
- a CDS encoding GtrA family protein, translating to MTKRLVTLFKFGIVGVANTAVDAVVFALLAVVGVPVLMAQVISYSCGVANSYWLNGRWTFRDTARGGGDRTKLIRFLITNLIVLALSALILMTLHDVLGWSLVMSKILVTLMGTVLNYMASRYWVFRIAT from the coding sequence ATGACTAAGCGTCTGGTGACACTCTTCAAGTTCGGTATTGTGGGTGTTGCGAATACGGCAGTGGATGCAGTGGTGTTTGCGTTGCTCGCAGTGGTCGGTGTGCCGGTTCTGATGGCTCAAGTGATCTCGTACAGCTGCGGCGTTGCGAACAGTTATTGGTTGAACGGCAGGTGGACTTTTCGAGATACGGCACGAGGAGGTGGCGATAGAACAAAACTTATTCGTTTTCTAATCACCAATCTCATCGTTCTCGCGTTATCCGCCCTCATTCTGATGACATTACACGATGTGCTGGGTTGGAGTCTCGTGATGAGTAAGATCCTGGTGACCTTGATGGGGACGGTTCTGAACTATATGGCCAGCAGATATTGGGTGTTTCGTATCGCTACTTAG
- the galU gene encoding UTP--glucose-1-phosphate uridylyltransferase GalU codes for MRIKKAVIPAAGLGTRFLPATKAQPKEMLPIVDKPAIQYIVEEAVQSGIENILIVTGRNKKSIEDHFDKSVELEHSLYAKGKQSLLEEVQAISEMANIHFIRQKEPLGLGHAIGCARQFVGDDAFAVLLGDDIMVSEPPALAQMVHLYEKTGNQIIGVRQVDAANVSKYGIIDSNGAEDRVHRVTNLVEKPSLAEAPSRTAVMGRYILKPSIFPILDQIERGAGGEYQLTDALKEVSQVEELLALELQGRRYDIGDQFGYIQAILEIGLMRKELQPMLTPYLQKLATQWA; via the coding sequence ATGCGAATAAAAAAAGCAGTTATTCCGGCAGCGGGTCTCGGAACCCGTTTTCTGCCAGCGACTAAAGCACAGCCTAAAGAGATGTTACCGATTGTAGACAAACCAGCTATCCAATACATTGTTGAAGAAGCAGTACAATCAGGCATTGAGAATATCCTCATTGTGACCGGACGCAACAAAAAATCCATAGAGGACCATTTTGATAAATCGGTTGAACTTGAACACTCTTTGTATGCCAAGGGCAAACAGTCTTTACTGGAAGAGGTGCAGGCGATCAGCGAGATGGCAAATATTCATTTTATTCGTCAAAAAGAACCGCTGGGACTGGGGCATGCCATTGGGTGTGCACGGCAATTTGTAGGCGATGACGCCTTCGCTGTACTGCTCGGAGATGATATTATGGTGTCTGAACCGCCTGCACTTGCACAAATGGTCCATCTTTATGAAAAGACAGGCAACCAGATCATCGGTGTCCGTCAAGTAGACGCGGCAAATGTGAGCAAATATGGCATCATTGATTCGAATGGTGCAGAGGACCGGGTTCACCGAGTCACCAATCTGGTCGAAAAACCATCCCTTGCAGAAGCACCATCCCGGACAGCCGTAATGGGACGATACATTCTGAAACCTTCCATCTTTCCTATTCTGGATCAGATCGAGAGAGGGGCTGGAGGGGAATATCAGTTAACGGATGCCTTGAAAGAAGTGAGTCAGGTGGAGGAACTGTTGGCCCTTGAACTGCAGGGGCGCCGCTACGATATTGGTGATCAATTCGGATATATTCAGGCGATCTTGGAGATCGGACTAATGCGCAAGGAATTACAGCCCATGCTGACCCCTTATCTTCAGAAGCTTGCAACCCAGTGGGCCTAG
- a CDS encoding class I SAM-dependent methyltransferase has protein sequence MNESIIRDLIKYMDVEDNAAIQYIQTEHRMKLGLFWGIQEGSRVLEIGCGQGDTTAVLAHLVGEHGYVHGVDIAPEDYGAPLTVGEAAAKLRRSPLGDRIRMDYDYDILSDQAQFSENEFDVIVLSHCSWYLKSFDELAQILSKVRTWGHQLCFAEWDARVTDVSQLSHWLSVLIQSQVECYKENSFSNVRTLFTPEDIQELVSAAGWTIKEEASIHSPELQDGRWETEMTLAEAPVELQMLPIPDKVKTLLLSELKLLKTHHVSGPGSPLGTYAMVAKKQ, from the coding sequence ATGAATGAATCTATCATCAGAGACCTTATTAAGTATATGGACGTAGAGGACAACGCCGCCATTCAGTATATTCAGACTGAGCATCGGATGAAACTGGGCCTCTTTTGGGGGATACAGGAAGGCAGCCGCGTTCTGGAAATCGGGTGTGGTCAGGGAGATACAACGGCCGTACTTGCACATCTGGTGGGGGAGCACGGGTACGTTCATGGTGTAGATATTGCACCAGAGGATTATGGTGCACCGCTGACCGTAGGCGAAGCGGCAGCCAAGCTGCGGAGATCTCCGCTGGGTGATCGAATTCGAATGGATTATGATTACGACATTTTAAGTGATCAAGCCCAATTCTCCGAGAATGAGTTTGATGTGATTGTGCTATCCCATTGTTCTTGGTACCTGAAATCGTTTGACGAACTCGCCCAGATTCTTAGCAAGGTTAGGACGTGGGGACATCAGTTATGTTTCGCAGAATGGGATGCGCGAGTTACAGATGTGAGCCAGCTCTCACATTGGTTATCCGTTCTGATTCAGTCTCAGGTTGAATGTTACAAGGAGAACAGCTTCTCCAATGTGCGCACGCTTTTTACACCGGAGGATATCCAAGAGCTTGTGTCTGCGGCAGGCTGGACGATTAAGGAAGAGGCTTCGATCCATTCTCCTGAGTTGCAGGACGGTCGCTGGGAAACCGAAATGACACTGGCAGAAGCGCCTGTGGAACTGCAAATGCTTCCGATCCCGGACAAAGTGAAAACACTTCTTCTTTCCGAACTGAAATTACTTAAGACACATCATGTCTCGGGGCCTGGGAGTCCACTGGGAACGTATGCGATGGTTGCCAAAAAACAGTAA
- the asd gene encoding aspartate-semialdehyde dehydrogenase encodes MSAKLKVGIVGGTGMVGQRFVDLLDQHPWFEVTAISASANSAGKTYEESVQGRWKLAVPIPEAVKKIVVQDASQVEAFASQVDFIFCAVDMKKNEIQALEEAYAKTGTPVVSNNSAHRWTADVPMVIPEINPGHLDVIEAQRKRLGTKTGFIAVKPNCSIQSYVPALHALREFNPTQVVASTYQAISGAGKNFTDWPDMLDNVIPYIGGEEEKSEQEPLRIWGSIENNQIVKASAPLITTQCIRVPVTDGHLATVFVNFEKKPSKDEILERWLQFKGRPQELALPSAPKQFITYFEEENRPQTKLDRDIERGMGVSTGRLREDSLYDYKFVGLSHNTLRGAAGGAVLIAELLKAEGYIQPK; translated from the coding sequence ATGTCAGCAAAATTGAAAGTTGGTATCGTCGGAGGAACGGGAATGGTGGGTCAGCGTTTTGTGGACCTGCTCGATCAACATCCATGGTTTGAAGTAACAGCTATTTCTGCAAGCGCCAATTCTGCAGGTAAAACATATGAAGAATCCGTACAAGGCAGATGGAAACTCGCAGTTCCTATTCCGGAAGCTGTGAAGAAAATCGTTGTTCAGGATGCTTCCCAGGTCGAAGCTTTTGCCAGCCAGGTTGATTTTATTTTCTGCGCGGTTGATATGAAAAAGAATGAGATTCAAGCGCTCGAAGAAGCTTATGCCAAAACAGGAACACCTGTAGTGTCCAACAACTCCGCTCACCGCTGGACAGCAGATGTACCCATGGTAATCCCTGAGATTAACCCGGGACATCTGGATGTGATTGAAGCTCAACGCAAACGTCTGGGCACAAAAACCGGATTCATTGCTGTAAAACCAAACTGCTCGATTCAGAGCTATGTGCCTGCACTGCACGCCTTGCGTGAATTCAACCCGACTCAGGTCGTCGCTTCCACATATCAAGCAATCTCGGGAGCTGGTAAAAACTTTACGGACTGGCCAGATATGCTCGATAATGTCATTCCATACATCGGTGGCGAAGAAGAGAAGAGTGAGCAGGAACCACTGCGGATCTGGGGTAGTATCGAGAACAATCAGATCGTCAAAGCATCGGCTCCATTAATTACAACCCAATGTATTCGTGTACCGGTAACGGATGGACATCTTGCGACCGTGTTTGTAAACTTCGAGAAAAAACCAAGCAAAGACGAAATTCTGGAGCGTTGGTTGCAGTTCAAAGGTCGTCCGCAGGAACTGGCTCTGCCAAGTGCACCAAAACAATTCATTACGTATTTCGAAGAAGAGAACAGACCACAGACAAAACTGGATCGTGACATAGAACGCGGAATGGGTGTCTCCACAGGCCGACTGCGCGAAGATTCACTCTATGATTACAAATTCGTTGGATTGTCCCACAACACGCTCCGCGGAGCAGCAGGCGGTGCAGTTCTGATCGCAGAATTGCTTAAAGCTGAAGGATATATTCAGCCGAAATAA
- a CDS encoding MerR family transcriptional regulator: protein MYTVQDAAQLTGLTEHAVRFYTDKGLVPSIQRNKNNIRVFDEESINWLHGVKCLKQTGLPIENIKTYVDLCLEGDSTVSQRFALMMEYKEAALIQLEEAKSRVAHLEEKARQYQAILEQRIPDMTNPINWETKRDEEGSCPASRLKSRSLPEAEVSAQCPAAAMKQQTSIVS from the coding sequence ATGTATACTGTCCAGGATGCTGCCCAGCTTACGGGACTCACAGAGCACGCTGTTCGCTTTTACACGGATAAAGGCTTGGTTCCGAGCATTCAACGCAATAAAAATAATATTCGGGTGTTTGATGAAGAATCCATCAATTGGCTACATGGCGTCAAATGCCTCAAGCAGACAGGTTTACCGATTGAAAATATTAAAACATACGTCGATCTCTGCCTCGAAGGTGATTCAACCGTTTCGCAGCGATTCGCACTTATGATGGAGTATAAGGAAGCGGCGCTGATTCAGCTTGAGGAGGCCAAGAGCCGCGTAGCCCATTTGGAAGAGAAAGCACGTCAATATCAGGCCATTTTGGAGCAGCGCATCCCGGATATGACCAACCCGATCAATTGGGAAACCAAGCGTGACGAAGAAGGGAGTTGTCCTGCATCCCGTTTAAAAAGTCGCAGTCTTCCTGAAGCCGAGGTTTCGGCTCAGTGCCCAGCAGCTGCTATGAAGCAGCAAACTAGCATAGTATCTTAA
- a CDS encoding aldo/keto reductase, with the protein MQTVTLNNGVKMPIIGFGVYQVPDADECENTVYEALKAGYRLIDTAAGYLNEEAVGRAIKRSGIAREELFITTKLWIQDAGYESAKRAFAKSLSKLQLDYLDMYLIHMPFGDYYGAWRAMEELYREGKIRAIGVSNFLPDRLMDLIVHNEVVPVINQIETHPFQQQVDSAVFMKEQGIQHQSWSPFAEGRNNLFSNEVLVSIAEKHNKSVAQVVLRWLVQRDVVVIPKSVRKERLIENFDIFDFVLSPEEIATISTLDTKESLFMKIDDPEVAKMLGNMKVDL; encoded by the coding sequence ATGCAAACTGTAACCTTGAACAATGGAGTGAAAATGCCGATTATTGGCTTTGGTGTCTATCAGGTTCCCGATGCTGATGAATGTGAGAACACGGTATATGAGGCGCTGAAGGCCGGTTACCGCCTAATTGATACCGCTGCCGGTTACCTAAACGAAGAAGCGGTTGGACGTGCAATTAAACGCAGTGGCATAGCGCGGGAAGAACTTTTCATCACGACAAAGCTTTGGATTCAGGATGCAGGATACGAAAGTGCCAAGCGGGCGTTTGCCAAATCGTTAAGTAAGCTGCAGCTCGATTATCTGGATATGTACCTTATTCACATGCCGTTTGGTGATTACTACGGCGCATGGCGTGCGATGGAAGAACTATACCGTGAGGGCAAGATCAGGGCTATCGGTGTCAGTAACTTCCTACCTGACCGCCTGATGGACCTCATCGTCCACAACGAAGTTGTGCCTGTCATCAATCAGATCGAAACGCATCCGTTTCAACAGCAGGTCGACAGCGCTGTTTTCATGAAAGAACAGGGGATACAGCACCAGTCATGGTCCCCGTTCGCCGAAGGTCGCAACAATTTGTTCAGCAACGAAGTCTTGGTTTCCATTGCCGAGAAACATAACAAATCCGTCGCCCAGGTTGTACTGCGCTGGCTTGTGCAGCGGGATGTTGTTGTTATTCCAAAATCAGTACGCAAAGAGCGGCTTATCGAGAACTTCGATATTTTCGACTTTGTACTAAGCCCGGAAGAGATTGCAACCATTTCCACACTGGATACCAAGGAGAGTCTATTCATGAAGATTGACGACCCTGAAGTTGCCAAGATGCTGGGCAATATGAAAGTGGATTTGTAA
- a CDS encoding bile acid:sodium symporter family protein produces MLQALNQRLNRIMPLITPISIIIGVLCGSFLSSYTFLSPWLFAFMTFAGSISLGIRDFVNVLKKPFPLFVCLFILHLAMPLIALGMGHLVFPTDAYTITGLVLAAVIPTGISSFIWVSIYRGNIALTLSIILIDTMLAPFVVPGVLSLLIGTSVTLDTAAMMSSLFWMIVVPSLLGMLLNEWTKGAIVPVWGPRLNPLSKLFMASVVAINGSVVAPYLADFNWKLAGLAVIIIFLASFGYALSYFIARLLGWNEADQVALVFNGGMRNISAGAVLAVSYFPPPVAVPVVLGMVFQQMLASLTGYLLGRRSQLLQKSDKTSAA; encoded by the coding sequence ATGCTTCAAGCCTTGAACCAACGCTTGAACCGCATCATGCCACTGATTACCCCAATCAGCATTATTATTGGCGTGTTATGCGGGAGTTTTCTTTCTTCTTATACCTTTTTATCCCCTTGGCTTTTTGCGTTCATGACGTTCGCTGGAAGTATCAGTCTTGGGATACGGGATTTTGTGAATGTGCTGAAAAAGCCGTTCCCCCTGTTTGTATGTCTGTTTATTTTGCATTTGGCGATGCCTCTAATTGCTCTCGGTATGGGTCATCTGGTTTTCCCTACAGATGCGTATACCATAACGGGCCTGGTTCTGGCAGCCGTGATTCCGACAGGAATAAGCAGCTTCATTTGGGTCAGTATATATCGGGGCAATATCGCACTTACGCTATCCATCATCCTGATTGATACCATGCTTGCTCCTTTTGTAGTGCCCGGGGTGTTATCCCTGTTAATCGGAACCAGTGTCACACTGGACACAGCAGCCATGATGAGCAGTCTGTTCTGGATGATTGTGGTACCATCCCTGCTCGGTATGCTGCTGAATGAGTGGACCAAAGGCGCCATTGTCCCGGTCTGGGGACCAAGGTTGAATCCGTTGTCCAAATTGTTCATGGCATCAGTCGTTGCAATTAACGGATCTGTCGTTGCACCCTACTTGGCCGATTTCAACTGGAAGTTGGCTGGTCTTGCGGTCATCATCATTTTCCTGGCATCATTCGGTTATGCACTAAGTTACTTCATCGCCCGATTGCTAGGCTGGAACGAGGCTGATCAGGTCGCTCTGGTGTTCAATGGAGGTATGCGTAATATCAGCGCTGGCGCAGTACTGGCTGTTTCTTATTTTCCGCCACCTGTTGCTGTCCCGGTTGTGCTTGGCATGGTATTCCAACAGATGCTCGCTTCCCTGACAGGTTATCTGCTCGGTCGTCGCTCTCAGCTTCTGCAAAAGTCGGATAAGACATCCGCTGCCTAA
- a CDS encoding DUF6376 family protein — MIMFIRKRKHTLLMTGLIASSILLISACSVVEQANQSLNYVSGATDYIEQVSNAGADLQELASGAVNNPEITTQIQEKIDLIQAEASEFSQLTAPAIGESIHENLVSYNTQLTEVVDNFENTIAEQGFTAENWEKTGIPELITNINNLKDPLSGLQGE; from the coding sequence ATGATCATGTTTATAAGAAAAAGAAAGCACACATTATTGATGACAGGCCTTATTGCATCAAGTATTCTTTTGATTTCGGCCTGTTCTGTCGTGGAACAAGCTAATCAAAGTTTAAATTATGTAAGTGGGGCTACTGATTATATAGAACAGGTATCAAACGCCGGGGCTGATCTGCAAGAGCTTGCATCGGGTGCGGTGAATAATCCGGAGATTACAACGCAGATTCAGGAGAAAATCGATCTGATCCAAGCAGAGGCAAGCGAATTTTCTCAGTTGACTGCTCCTGCAATAGGAGAGAGCATTCATGAAAATCTGGTCAGTTATAATACGCAATTAACAGAAGTCGTGGACAATTTCGAGAATACAATTGCAGAGCAAGGTTTTACGGCAGAAAATTGGGAGAAGACAGGCATTCCTGAACTGATCACCAATATCAATAATTTGAAAGATCCGCTTAGCGGACTTCAGGGTGAATAA
- a CDS encoding SDR family NAD(P)-dependent oxidoreductase — MTQHNGKVIIITGGASGIGKETALQLSDQGATIVVADYNEDGAKKLAAEIEAAGGTAGAYKVDVSKGDEIKALIDWTVEQYGTLSGIFNNAGIGLVKPFLEMDPESYHRVIDVDQHSVYYGMYYGAKKMVELNVQGTIVNTASIYGSVAAVGSFNYNAAKAAVVMMSKSGALELAEHGIRVVGVAPGFIETPILGDDQAMKDALATQHMRGELIQPEKVASVVTFLFSDAASAVNGTTVAVDDGFLSFKTK; from the coding sequence ATGACTCAACACAATGGAAAAGTAATCATTATTACAGGTGGAGCAAGTGGTATTGGTAAAGAGACAGCACTTCAACTTTCGGATCAAGGTGCGACTATTGTTGTCGCTGACTATAATGAAGACGGAGCGAAGAAGCTTGCGGCAGAGATTGAAGCAGCAGGCGGAACAGCGGGCGCGTACAAAGTGGATGTATCCAAAGGGGACGAGATCAAAGCCCTGATCGACTGGACCGTAGAGCAATATGGTACGTTAAGCGGTATTTTCAATAACGCAGGTATTGGACTTGTGAAGCCATTTCTGGAGATGGACCCGGAATCCTATCACAGAGTCATTGATGTAGATCAGCACAGTGTATATTATGGTATGTATTATGGCGCGAAAAAAATGGTTGAATTGAATGTACAAGGTACCATTGTAAATACAGCTTCGATCTATGGAAGTGTTGCTGCAGTAGGTAGCTTCAACTACAACGCAGCCAAGGCTGCTGTTGTTATGATGTCCAAATCCGGTGCATTGGAACTTGCTGAGCATGGAATTCGTGTAGTTGGTGTAGCACCTGGCTTTATCGAAACACCGATTCTGGGTGATGACCAAGCCATGAAGGATGCGCTTGCTACTCAACATATGCGTGGAGAACTCATTCAACCAGAGAAAGTAGCCAGTGTGGTTACATTCCTGTTCAGTGATGCAGCCAGTGCAGTTAATGGTACAACTGTAGCCGTAGATGATGGATTCCTCAGCTTCAAAACCAAATAA